The Perca fluviatilis chromosome 18, GENO_Pfluv_1.0, whole genome shotgun sequence genomic interval TCTATCTGTCGGAGGAGGAGCTTATCTGGCTGCGCTAAAAGGACGGCTTGAGACATTAATGAAGGCCCTAATGACTAAAACAACACTGATCAAACAGATTCTTTTCacacaatgaaaaataatttgtaatTTGACAAACACTTGGATGCGCTACATCATCAGATATAAGCCAATagttgtgtctgtgttaatGAGGATGGTAAATGGACAGCATTGATTTAGGGCaggagtgtcaaactcaattccaCGAAGGGCCACGCTGGAAAATAAGGATCACATCCAAGGCCAGAAATGTTTAGGTTATTCACATGCTATTATTTCATCGTAAAAGTCAAGcatcttttattgtattattgcatgtctcatataatcTCCTCACTTACAGCTTGGTCGACATAAATACCCCAAAAAGTAGgcaaaaaagtaacttagccatcaaagaaaaaaacgacataaaaagttgaaaaaagcaacaaaaacagtgGGGAAAAAACGTCGTAAAACGGgccaaaaaacattggaaaaagcggcaaaaaggtcagaaaaaaacattgaaaaaagctacaaaaactatGTGGGTCAAAGTCTagtgtgaacctaaattgatttgcgggccggatcaaaatctgcaaggggtcggatttggcccgcgggccttgagtttgacacatgtgatttAGGGTTAAAGaccactcaaagcgctttaccCACTACAGGCAacacctgctcatcaggtaaacattcCCGCGCGTTCACACAAACTATCGGGGGCAATTTGGGGTACAGCGTCTTGcttgacactttgacatgtagaCCAGGGgaggccagggatcgaaccaccggCATTCCAATTGGTAGACGACCGCTCTACCTCTCCTGAATGATTTACTCCTGCACGCTTTGCACTCTTCATTGCACTACTGCCTCAGCCTGTCTACATTGTTTCtgtttatagtgtgtatatattggttgtttttgttgttagttTTGTATGAGTAAGCACATTGTGAGCATTGTATAATCCAAAGCAAAATTCCTCATATGTGTCCTCATACCTggcaaataaagctgattctgattctgacctTGTGGTGAGATTGTTTTCTAGCCTACACAACAGTTTACTAGATTCCTCACTACAAACCAAAGTGTTGGTCAAGGGGATGTTTTGACCAACTTGGTGGGCATAAACAAATATACAAAAGGTAGTCTGGCCAGTAGTTGGCACAAGATCTAGCGTAAGAACAGCCTTAGATTGCATCCTTGTGGGATTAAAATGGCCATCGCCAGCCAGAAAGCTATGTCTGGGGCTAAGAAGTTATCAGCCCTGTGTTTTTCCGCTCAGCATGGTGATGACGTCCTGCTCCACGGTACTGGCTCTGGGCATGATGCCTCTGCTGTTTTACCTCTACTGTCAGGGCTTCGACCTGCAGAACTCCGTGCCCTACGTTGAAATCCTCGTATCGCTGGTCATGATCCTCATACCCTGCAGTGTGGGCATCCTCATCAACTACTACAGGCCGCGGTACGCCAAGACCGTCACAAAGGTTAGAGCGCACACAGGAGGGTCAGAAGGTTGGCTTAATAGTTGATTCATAATAGTTGGTTTGTAAAATGAAATCAAATTATCAGGCAACAGTTTTCATTCATTGAACACTTGTACGCGGCAGCTtctaaatgtgaggatttgctgattGTTTTTTAGacttatgtacagtacaggccaaaagtttggacacaccttctcattcaatgcgtttcctttttattttcatgactatttacattgtagattcacactgaaggcatcaaaactatgaatgaacacatatggaattatgtacttaacaaaaaagtgttaaataactgaaaacatgtcttatattttagattcatcaaagtagccaccctttgcttttttattaataagagaaaaacttccactaattaaccctgacaaagcacacctgtgaaggtaaaaccatttcaggtgactacctcatgaagctcattgagagaacaccaagggtttgcagagttatcaaaaaaagcaaagggtggctactttgaagaatctaaaatataagacatgttttcagttatttcacacttttttgttaagtacataattccatatgtgttcattcatagttttgatgccttcagtgagaatctattgaatgagaaagtgtgtccaaacttttggcctgtactgtataattgAATATCTTTAGGTTTTGGAGTGTTGGTCAGATAAAACAAGCAATCGAGAAATCAACGTGGACTTGGATTTGAATGGGCATATTTcactttcagtcattttttgacatattatagcACTAACTAGAAATCAAATAATtgaaagggttagggttaaagattttaaaaaagtttACGGAAATAATCAACCAAAACCAACTTCTGTACACTGTCTGTGTCAGCCCATTGGCTCacactaaaaacataaaaaaatcacagtcacaaatcatttaatttcaaaaagaaaggCTCAGAAATGTCCTTAATAAAATGCCTATGGAGCTCTGTTTCACACAGGAATAAGATCAGGCTTTAGCTACACAGACAATATGTGAGAATAAAtcaaatatagaatatcaccagacaTGTTCTGAAATGATAATATAGAAACCAAATAAAAGGCAAATGAATGTAACTTGTCTCCTGTCGTGGTGTTCTCAGGTAGGCATCACTTTTATGATAATTTGCTTCGTGGGAATCGGCATCGCTGTCAGCCTTGATATGGAAGACTCCATCCTCACGGTGGTGTCTCCTCCGCTCATGGCCATCGGTGCTCTCATACCCTTCATAGGCTACTCCTTCGGATACATCATCTCCTGGCTCTTCAGACTCAACCAATCGTGAGTTATGTGGTACAAGAATTCGAGCTCTGGTGGATATTGTGATGGGTAGTATTAGTCAAGTCAGTGGAATAAACTGCCTTCCTTAATGTATCCATGTCTTATGAATAAGGGAGCGGAGGACCGTTGCTATGGAAACAGGCTGTCAGAACATCCAGCTGTGCTCCACCCTTCTGAAAGTGGCCTTTCCCCCGGCGCTGATCGGCCCTCTGTTCCTGTTCCCCGCGGTCTACGGGCTGTTCCAGCTGGCGGAGGCGGGGCTGCTCATCGTGCTGTTCAGGTGTCACCAATGGTTCACACTCAGAAAGAAAGGTGAGTTAAACAGGCCTTTTAAAACCACATAACActaacatttttcattttggacTGGGAAAAGAATTGCATACAATTAACTGATTAATCATTtaagatatacagtatctcacaaaagtgagtacacccctcacattttagtaaatatttcattatatcttttaatgggacaacactgaagaaatgacactttgctacaatgtaaagtattaagtgtacagcttgtataacggtgtaaatgtgcagtcctctcaaaactcaacacacagccattaatgtctataccactggcaacaaaagtgagtacacccctatgttaaattcccatagaggcaggcagatgtttatttttaaaggtcagttatttcatggatccaggatactaggcatcctgataaagttcccttggcctttggaattaaaatagccccacatcatcacatacccttcaccatacttagagattggcatggggtacttcccataaaatcatctctcagtgCAAATctaaccagctattaggctaaccgacataaaactaTGCCACCTAAGTGAGCAGCCTAATACAGAGTGATGTTTTCATACCACTGTATTAATAGAAGTAGACAAAATACCAGCCACACCACATGATGTAGGACAAAAAATAGGAATAGAGGAATATATAGAATAAATGAACAGTTATGAGTTTATTCTCAAACCAGAGGATTAAAGCTAAAAAGAAATGATAAagtgatgtactgtacttaaacTCCTGCTTTGCACTGTATGGAATATAAACCCAAAATCACATACACAATGTAGTATAAAGTATTCGCACTAACTAGAAAGTGCAGTTGAGGCAGATGGGagtgtcattagttttgcaagtatttggtcaaaaaaccAAACCAATAGAGatattgtaatttaaaaaacaaaactcacTTGGTGCTAGAGGAACACTCAAACAATCACCACTTATTAGAATAATGTACAATGTCTTAAACCATTAATGTCTGTACAACATTGGTGCCAATCCACCAAGTAGATAAGAGATATTTGGGGTACCCTGCTAGCCTTGTGAAGACAGTGTGCTGCCAAATCCTGTTTGATTCTGACTGGTGACCTGTTACAACATGCCAAACCTCCTGGTGCCAAAAATAGACTTTAAATAGACTAAATGTAAGATTACGTAGCGCAGTAAGAGAAATAAACTCAGAATCTTGACATCGACGACGATTTAGTTCAGAGTTTAGGATCTTACCAGTTAGATGCTTGCTAaattttgcatttttattttagaatgtGGAATTATGCGGATTTTGTTGCATTAATGGTTTGCATTTGTAATGTGTTAATCTGTCTGACCTACAGATACATACCAGCCAGCAATCACTGAAGACAAGTTGAAAGAGGCCTGTGAGGGGACTgtatgattttatttctactGACATCAGCCATATCAGGCTGATTTTGAAGATTGAAAGTACTGTATAGTCTGAATTGACACCTTTGTAGAAGTTTCCTAATATAATCACCATATAAACACAAGATGAATGATTTagttaaaattgtttttattgtttaagtCGTCTTCCTAAACCATACAAACGTTCatatttttcactgaaaataaaatccatacgtacaaaaatgttgcattttttttttctcttcttcaaaCTCATCCCTACACGTTCATTTAAACCACAATAACATCAGTCACAGTACCAACAAGCATTCTTGGAATTACATTatacactgtaaaacaaaaGTCTGCAATGCTGTACACAAAACCctaaaccaaaaataaaaat includes:
- the slc10a1 gene encoding sodium/bile acid cotransporter — translated: MADTKAYTLDLFSEPALWQNQSFVFNMTAANTSSVFTGLVSPVMEQIINVLMVFLLFITMVSLGCTMEVSKIKTHIVKPKGVAIAALAQFGVMPLSAFCLAKAFQLTEMTAVVVLICGCCPGGSLSNILALALQGDMNLSMVMTSCSTVLALGMMPLLFYLYCQGFDLQNSVPYVEILVSLVMILIPCSVGILINYYRPRYAKTVTKVGITFMIICFVGIGIAVSLDMEDSILTVVSPPLMAIGALIPFIGYSFGYIISWLFRLNQSERRTVAMETGCQNIQLCSTLLKVAFPPALIGPLFLFPAVYGLFQLAEAGLLIVLFRCHQWFTLRKKDTYQPAITEDKLKEACEGTV